Part of the Candidatus Cloacimonadota bacterium genome, GCGGGTGACCGGCTTTAAATTCGAGGGTTCCCGCATCAACAAAGTCCTCACCGACAAAGGTTCTTACGTGTCTGGCACAGTTATCAACGCCGCGGGAAACAACGCGCGTGAAATTGGCGCCCTGGCAGGCTTGGATTTGCCCGTGTTTCCAGACAACCACGAAGCCGGCATCACCGAGCCGGTTAAACGCTTTATGGGGCCCATGGTGGTGGATATGCGCAGGCGTCCCGGCTCCTCAAACTTCTATTTTTACCAAAACAGCGAAGGACAGGTGATTTTTTGCATCACGCCGGATCCGCCCATTTTGGGGGTGAACCATCTCAGCAGTTCGGAATTTCTCCCGCTTTGCAGCAAACGCATGCTGGAAGTTCTGCCCAGGCTGCGCTATCTGAAAGTCCGCCGCACCTGGCGGGGACAGTATCCCATGACCCCAGACGGCTTCCCCATCGTGGGAAAATCCGGCGAAAACTTCATCAACGCGGTGGGAATGTGCGGCCAGGGATTTATGTTGGGACCCGGCATGGCAGAGCTTCTGTCCCGAATTTGCCTGGATGAGCTTCTGCCCAATGACGACAAAATCCTTGCCAGTTTTAGTCTCAACCGCGATTTCAGCGGCATGGAAGCCTTCAAATAGATTAATAACAATATACATCATAAATCGCCGCGTTGATTCCCAGCGCGGCTTTTTTCGACTTTATCGCGCAGCCCCATTATAAGAACGAGTCTGTTGCAAAAACACTCACTTGACCCTAAACCTATATGTAGCTTAGGATTGCCTCAGAAACATAAGGAAGACTAATGGCGGCAAGCAAGAAAGCACAAAGTTGAGCCATTATGCGGCTCACAAAAACCCGACACAATCAAAAAACGCCCGGATGGTTCCGGGCGTTCACAATTTATGTTCGTTTATCGAACCGCGCTGTTTAGAGCTTGCTCAGCAAATCGTTAACCCTGCTGAGGCGACCATTGATGTCGCGCAGGGCTTCGGAATCGTTGGTTCTGTTACGAGCTGAATTCAGGTGTTCACGGGCTTTGCTCAAGTGCGATTGCGCGGTGGATTTGGCAGCATCGCGGTCTTTCCTGAGGCTGGTGGCTTTTTTACCCACCGCCCGGGAAGCCTGGCCATCCAAATCCAGATATCTGTTATAGGCATCGGTTCCTCTGGATTGAAACACGGAAGCCAGCACGATGTAGGGTTGGTGCAGGCTGGAATCTTTTGAGATGGTGAGGTTGGCGTTGGTTTCCGCTTCGCCAAGTTTGTTTTGGGAAAGGTAGATGGCGGCAAGGTTCAAATAGGAATAGGGGTTGTTGGCATCCACTTTCTTGAGAGCGTTGGCGGTTTCAATCGCTTTGGAATCCTTTTTGTCAGCGCGATACAGACCAATCAGGTTCAAATAGGCATTAACGTTGCTGGGGTCGTTTTTGATGATGCCGTCATATTTGTCGATGGCGTCCTGAATACGTCCGCTCTTTTGATAGGCTGTGGCAAGGCTGCGGCTCACTGTGTCGTTGTCCGGCGCGAATTCAAAAGCCTTTTCCAGCCTGGGAATGGCTTCAACATATCTTTCTTCTTCATAAAGCATCAAAGCCAGACGGATGTTCGCGGCCTGATTCTCCGGCTCAAGCTCCAAAGCTTTGACAAATGAGTTTTTAGCCTTGGTTTTGGAGCCTTGCTGGTCGTAAAGGTTTCCAACCGCGAGCCAGGTTTCGGCATCTTCGAGGTGTTCCGCCAGATTTTCCATCACAGCCACTTGTTTGGCAGCCTGGCCGGTTCTTTCATAAACTTCCATCAAAGCCACGGCAATACGCTGTTCCGTGGGTTCCACTTCCAGACCCTTAATAAAGGTTTGCTCTGCCATGGCGTCGTTTTTCATCTTCACATAGGTGTTGCCCAAATAGTAGTAAGTATCAATCTTGTCGGGCTTCAGCGCCATCACTTGTTGCAGGTTTTCCAGCGCCATGGGATAGTTTTCATTGTTATAGAAGTTTGTGCCCAGGTTGAAAATCTTGTCCATTTCTCCGGAAACGAAGTTGTCAAGCTCTTCCATCATGCCTTTTTCCAAAGCTTCCATCCGGCTGAATCTTTCTTTACCAACGTTGAAGCTGGCTTGTTTGAGGTCTCCGGTCAGCTTGCTGTAAAAACGCATGGAAATGTTGTAGATGCCTGTCCTGGTTTCGCTTACGTTGCCAACCACGATAACGCTGGCATCCAGTTTTTGGGAAATCTCGGCCAGTTCTTCTTTTTCGAGGTCTTCAACGTCATCAAAACCGGTTTCCTTGAAGTCGTGAGCAATCTCGTTCATATCCAATAGGGTGTAGTTTTCATACGCGTCGAAAGTG contains:
- a CDS encoding FAD-binding oxidoreductase, which translates into the protein MSKIFDVVVIGAGSIGLPASLELALKGQKVLVLDAESSPGQVNNKKAIGGVRATHSDFGKISVSQRSIQIMKNWQEEYGDDIGWLSNGYSYPAYNQEHETAFKELMRVQLDFGLKIRWVEPEEYRELVPGVNMKDLRGSTYSSEDGSCSPLLLGSAYFFRAKKAGVEFAFNERVTGFKFEGSRINKVLTDKGSYVSGTVINAAGNNAREIGALAGLDLPVFPDNHEAGITEPVKRFMGPMVVDMRRRPGSSNFYFYQNSEGQVIFCITPDPPILGVNHLSSSEFLPLCSKRMLEVLPRLRYLKVRRTWRGQYPMTPDGFPIVGKSGENFINAVGMCGQGFMLGPGMAELLSRICLDELLPNDDKILASFSLNRDFSGMEAFK
- a CDS encoding tetratricopeptide repeat protein, producing MRKWIVIGLVAMLTLFACVGNKVVYEKVEKAEITTSVAILPLKALDSSSRYITKILTVRDLELTFDAYENYTLLDMNEIAHDFKETGFDDVEDLEKEELAEISQKLDASVIVVGNVSETRTGIYNISMRFYSKLTGDLKQASFNVGKERFSRMEALEKGMMEELDNFVSGEMDKIFNLGTNFYNNENYPMALENLQQVMALKPDKIDTYYYLGNTYVKMKNDAMAEQTFIKGLEVEPTEQRIAVALMEVYERTGQAAKQVAVMENLAEHLEDAETWLAVGNLYDQQGSKTKAKNSFVKALELEPENQAANIRLALMLYEEERYVEAIPRLEKAFEFAPDNDTVSRSLATAYQKSGRIQDAIDKYDGIIKNDPSNVNAYLNLIGLYRADKKDSKAIETANALKKVDANNPYSYLNLAAIYLSQNKLGEAETNANLTISKDSSLHQPYIVLASVFQSRGTDAYNRYLDLDGQASRAVGKKATSLRKDRDAAKSTAQSHLSKAREHLNSARNRTNDSEALRDINGRLSRVNDLLSKL